From the bacterium genome, the window TTCTTATCTTAATAAGATTATTCCTGATAATATAATTAAGCTTGTATTTACCGTTGTTGTAATTATATTCGGTTTTAGAATGTGGATAGGGACAAATAACGGAGGGGAAAAAATTTCCGCTGCCAATAATACTTCTGGCATAAAATTCAATAAATCATTAGCGTTAATTCTAGGGCTAATTGCCGGAACCGCTTCTGGCCTGCTTGGGATAGGAGGAGCATTGATCATGGTTCCTGTAATGCATATATTCTTACGCATTCCTATGAATATATGTGTTGGGACTTCCCTTTTTATTGTATTCTTCAATTCTCTTTCAGGAGTAGTGGGATATATAGCCAGAGGTGACGCAAATTTGAAACTTGCAATTCTTATAGCTATTGGCTCAGTTGTTGCCGCTCCTTTTGGTGCAAAA encodes:
- a CDS encoding sulfite exporter TauE/SafE family protein — its product is MYYLLAPLAGVFAGIGSGLLGMGGGSILVPVLLFVFQLPIKEAIGTSLYIIVLTAISAIIVHWKENQINLKLAVVMSLTGIIGAQLGSYLNKIIPDNIIKLVFTVVVIIFGFRMWIGTNNGGEKISAANNTSGIKFNKSLALILGLIAGTASGLLGIGGALIMVPVMHIFLRIPMNICVGTSLFIVFFNSLSGVVGYIARGDANLKLAILIAIGSVVAAPFGAKLSVKISREKLRKIFAVVLVLAGIAILFKKV